Genomic DNA from Plasmodium vivax scf_6694 genomic scaffold, whole genome shotgun sequence:
cgtactttttatatgttaaaggacatttattaataccatttattattgtaataatatatacatgccAAATATTAATAATCTATAACAGTAATATGAATTAAATGTATCTGAAGTTGTGAATGTTTCTacgcatatacataaattctgttccaaaaatatttatttaaattaagaATACGgcaaaaatacataattacaAGTAAAGGAAAGTATGTCTTTCCGAAATCGTTGGAGCTATAATTATTGGCAACAATACGAAGGTGCTAGTTgctataataattattctacatataaaagggaaattgaagaaaaaattgacaatCTTTATAGAATCACGAATGGAAATTTTTACACACAATGGCATcaattaaatgaatatataaaaaaaaagaataatgaGATAAAGAATTGTGATCGAAATAAAAGCACACTTGATTTACTTAAAGATGACAACATAAAACGTTTTAGTACATTATGTTCTAATAGATTATCTTGTCGTACGAAACCTTCATCTCTTGTTAATAATCATGATTCATTACAACCTGGTAAAAATGCAACCTGTAAAGGTGACAGTtgtccacaaaaaaaaacacgaacCAAATCACCAGTAGCGAAACTACAATCATTACCACATACAGGAAGCTCAAATGCAAAAAGTTCACTAAACCCGAAAACTATAAATCCAGTTCAAGAACATCATGAAAGGAAAGGATCAGAACAACCAAGCATATCTTCACAAGCTCATCAAGAACAAAAACATCGCGGTAGTTCTGTTCAAACTGAAGGTGGATCACCTGAATCCTTAAAAGTTCATAATACTGCAAAACCTGAATTAGAACAATCCTCGGCACAATCTGCATCTATACCAGCGCCTGTCACAACTACTGAAGTAATTACTCATCAAATTTCGCATTCGCCAGGAAGCAAAGCTTCGGAGGAATCTGATGCAAGTAGTCCTGTTCAAGAAATTGATTTAAAAGGAAGTAATCATCAAAGTGGTACATCTGCGGGTCAAACTTCGGATGATAATCTCCCTAATCTGCAAT
This window encodes:
- a CDS encoding variable surface protein Vir18, putative (encoded by transcript PVX_068690A); this translates as MSFRNRWSYNYWQQYEGASCYNNYSTYKREIEEKIDNLYRITNGNFYTQWHQLNEYIKKKNNEIKNCDRNKSTLDLLKDDNIKRFSTLCSNRLSCRTKPSSLVNNHDSLQPGKNATCKGDSCPQKKTRTKSPVAKLQSLPHTGSSNAKSSLNPKTINPVQEHHERKGSEQPSISSQAHQEQKHRGSSVQTEGGSPESLKVHNTAKPELEQSSAQSASIPAPVTTTEVITHQISHSPGSKASEESDASSPVQEIDLKGSNHQSGTSAGQTSDDNLPNLQSINGITDANQDPNNQIFRVEIEYVSDENPPGTSTGDVSSSSTDTACADTDKTNIHHATTCNKTYSGIPTNPETSGDEATPDELVRGEGAVVADVRSETNGTEDAENGPSVREKTDVIVFSDNGVDHKSFCLEDAENPTHENGIPCIAEKGTEIDANNGNILGTLREFFYEIQNNPHIIKTSIPIGIIFLLTLLFKYTPLWRILTKKKKKEPVDMNEELHSVLQEPLIMDDERSIPFSYGAFEYSTFDENTY